GCCAACTTAGCTGCATCCAGACGGCGCGCGCGTGCAAAAACTGGTGGGCCGACTGTAGTGATGTAATGCTCAACCCCGTGTTTAGCTACTGCAGTAGAAAAAGTGGGGACCGTAAGGCCAGGAAACTCCGCGAGCAGGCGCTGGTACGTGTTCCCATTGGCGAGCATGTTTGCCAGTACAGGCCCTGCGAACCCCAGAGTACACGGGTAAGATTCAAAAGATACAGCATTAATCAAACATCTGTTAGTTACAGCTACTAACAGCCTGAATGCACACAGAAAATCTGCACCCAGAATAGGTACTGAAACTGAAGCTACCACAAAGTCCCAGCTAAACTCACGGCCATTAAAAGACACGGTCATAAACCTGGTGCCATAGGTGCGGATAGGTGTGCCATTAGCTGCATCCAGCGGGGGTCCTTGTCCTTGTCCCAAATTGTCAGCAGAGGAGGGGGGAACGATGCTCCGCTGCGCCCCCGAATCCACGAGGAAACGACGTCCAGAAGCGCTGTCCTCAACGAAAAGCAGCTTGTTGTCGTTGTCACCGGTGCACGCAGCTGCTAGCGAGCGCCGGTCTGCTCATTTCCCGGCCGCTGAAAGGAACACGGTTGGACACATCGCCGAGCCTTCACTCCGAAGCGGCGGTGGAAGAAACACAGGCTGCTCTCCCTTCTCCGGCACTCCGTGATGGCAGCTACCTCCACTGAATCATCACCGTCGGACCCGCCCGGCAACAGGGCATGCACCGAAAACTGACGGGATGCTAGCAACAGTCTGTCAGCTTCTTCGGCCAAACCCCTATAATCTTTAGTGCAGATGAGGGGAGAGGCGGCCAGGGCAGTGCGTACCTGAGGCGGGAGCTGGCGCAGGAACAAGTGGGTGAAGAGGAATGAAGTGTCACCGGAGCCCTGCAGTGGCAGCATATTCTCCATCAGCTCCGAAGGCTTGCTGTCTCCTAACCCACTCAGAGATAACAGTCGATCGGCCCGCTCCATATCCGAGAGCTGGTATGTCCGTATTAACTGAGTCTTCAGTGCCGCATACTTGCCGGCAGTCGGTGGGTCACGCAGCAGTCCCATCAACCTGCGAGTAGTGGCTGAATCCAAAGCCGCGATGACGTGAAAATATTTCGTGTTGTCCGTGGTGATGCCACGCAGGTGAAACTGGGCCTCAACATGCTGGAACCACGGTTCTGGGTCGTGTGTCCAGAAATCCGGCAGCTTTACAGTAGCCGCGAAGACAGCCGGCGGAACCACAGCCGGTggaaccacagcagcagcagcagccgcagcAGACGAAGTCGCTTCGGTCGACATGTCCCCACTTGTCTGGTGAGGTTCAACGTCGGGGTCACCAATGTGGAGGCTGGAGAAAAGGAGACGAAAATCGCCAGGTGTCTCAACAACTTTATTTTCCACTCTCCACTCTTGCTTCTTGCCACAACTCCGGCGGGACACAACAACTTCCCTCCGCCAAAACCTGGAGGTTCAAAACCCCGTTTTTccccttcacaataaaactgccCTTTGTGTGTGAGACCTAAATCTAATGTGCACCACAAgctcatatttttgaagaaacctctggaattttatatttcactgttcacATTTAGCAAGCTGCCCGTATTTAATCAGCCCCCCTCCCCCGTGTCAAAATGATGCATGTTTGAACAGACACGtcaagtgcagcagcagcagctgctgtctATGAGGCCTGTGAGCCCCCTACCCTGAACAAGCCCACAACCCAGACTACAGACTAATGAACAGCCCAGTACCCACAACTGAGGAAGGAGGTGAGCAACTGCAGCCGCCAGAAGAAAAGGCGACGATTCCATGATGAGACCTCTGAAGAGGAGAGGTCTCGGGAGAGTGCAGAAACTGTGTTTCGGAACACTGTTTTTTACTGCTATGGACAGTATCATAAGTGACTTGGGGACTAGGTTCCAGACCACAGCAAATATTGTAAATTaattttctgctgttctgaAAGTTGGGCAGATTAGTGAGGACAAAATCTCTTCTCTGTGCCAACAATTGATCACAAAGTATTCTGGTGATCTTACAcctgattttgaaaatgaagtaaGACACCTTAACAGTGTATACGCTTCCAATTTCCTCCCTAACTTGTCCCCTCTTGAACTCCTGAATGCTATTTGtaagctgcagctgcaaagcATCTTTGGAGAAGTGTGTATTGCTTTGCATATATTTTGCTGACTGCCAGTTAGTGTTGCAGGTGGTGAGAGAGCTTTCAGCAagctaaaaatgattaaaaaaaactactttaggtccaaaatgtcacaggaaaGGCTCTGCAGTCTTGCCATGCTGTCCATCGAAAGTCAGTTGGCTAGAAAGCCAGACTTCAAAGACCTGATCAATGATTTCGCTATTGAGAAGGCTCGGCGTTGGGCTCTTGGTTAGAAAGGTTGAGCAAGGGCCAGTTGTAAATATGTATTGTAAATATGTGTGCAAGAGGAAGCTTGGCTGAGCAAGGTTGTATCTGGCCtgttatgtttttctttatgaatgGACCTACTTTGTTGACTTAGTTTAACATCTccagctgattttattattgtgcttgtATGATTCTATAGATGGTGGTGAGAATCATAAAAGGCAGttggctttttgtattttatttatttatttattttattttttattttatctgtttcttcacagatgataattgcaatttatttaatggaagaggttattttatgttcaagttttgtattattcaggtatgtaatttaatttggggaaattttatgCTGAAGAATGAGAATCAATctttcagtaaataaatgaaacattgtattCAGAGTATTCAGAGTGTTCAATGCTTCCCCTACCAAGTAGCTGTCACATTGTCCTTTTCACAAATATGGGAAATAGtagtcaaaaatatcattaaaatgcacagttttatgtaAACAGCGCAAAATATTTTGCCGGCCTTATGTCCGGCGCTACAGGGTCCCAGTAAAATTTCTTTTCATGGGGCCCAAACTCCCTGGTGGCTCCCCTGGGCCCCAGTTATAATGTTGGTTTTCTTTGGAAGATCTTTGCTCTGTCAGTAATGTTAGAACCACCGTTGGTCAGTGCAGACTTGAAtgcatctgtgtttttctgaagaACAATAGCGCCCTCTTCCCTTTTTGCACTGCAAAGCAATCCAGCAGCTTCAAATTCAACCTCAAGTGTAGAGCAACAAGAGACTGATAGTTTTCCCATTTGTGCTTCACATGGCAGCTGTAAATGGCTCTTCTGCTTATATAGTAAAACTCTGAATTCTAAAACTTTCTGAAATTGTCCCCATCTCTGTCCAAAGGTGTCGCCATCTGTGgtgtttattaaaatattgaGCAGTAAATCCCAAATAGACAAGATGAACCAATGAATGGTGAAAACCAGAAACTGAATATGCCCTGGAGCTAAAACTATATTTGTACCATAAACTGTCTCCAGAAATCACAACACTAATAGCACTTCAAAAAATTATGTGGCAAACTACAATCACCTTGAAGCAAGACCAGTAGAGTTTCTTAGAAGTGGAAGTGAGCTCCCAGATGAGTGACTGTAAGTCTGTTTCATAGACTAGGATTATGTATGAAACGTCATGGCAATATTATCTGTCTCTGCACTGGCTACAGAATTCCAGCATTTCCAGAAATGCTGTGCTACAATCCCAAACATGAGGATGTAGGTGTTAGGTTATCTTTATTATCCAACCTGGTGTATTCAAAACGACTAATTGTAGTTAGTCTCGGCTGTGCATGGATTGCTGAagacaaaatctttttttttcttttttttgtctgcaagtccgctcaaaaatgacaccaaaaatggtgtcattacttaagcttcatgcaatttttttttcttatttgtgactgtgaccatcacctgctctcatggcaaattaacctatcatgtttatttcaagctgtttcctacattatgccattgagggctgtgcacacccaagtgaaacataaaacaaacagacagaacagTGAGGCATAGACTGTGTTCTGAGAGAAAAAgattctatttatttgtgctctttaattcaccccttgaaaccagttacaaatctaagacccttcacaaacaccagatacgacagaatcccaacaggatcaatcatgaagatgtcaggagaccacaGGAAGGATAGaagaagcagagtgagatccacagacactaacccggcaacctccactgactcagcgaccggaggaacagACTCTAGTGAGTTTTGATaagtgccggtgtggtgggtctggcatgcatgaaaacatccaccaaaaggagggaactGTCTCCTCCAGtccaaggaggtccacacagcccccccgcaggagccaccgagCGGAGGGCAAAAGGCAAAGACAAAATCTAGCCTCCCTTTAGAGGGCATGTGTAGGACAAGAGAACATTGATCATATTCTTAATAATGGGAGGTTGTGGGTGGAGGTTGTGAGGTAAGTGGTGGGCCAGGACCATCTCCCAGGCATCCAACAGATGAACATTCAATCCTTTAAATATGACCCTGAGTATTTTGTCATTCTGCAGTGAGTACCAGTCACTGTTGGTCAGAGTCTCATAGAGCGTCAAAGCTTTGGGGTTTGCTGTCCGGATGATGACCACTGTACCTGGAGATCTGTTCAGCAGGCGTATCACTGCCCTGCGGATGCTCTGCAACCGCTGGATGTAGACCTCCACTGGGAAAGTGCTGAAGTGCGACCAGATGCCAAAGATCACGACAGTGTTGGTGCCTCCGATTACATTGTCTAGTTCATTGGCAATGTAGCGCAACTCGCTGATTGGGACATCGCGAAAACGGATAGGAGGACCATGGCAGCGGAACGTCACCAAGATGTTGTTTGCAAAGTCCATGGCCATGAAAGGTCCATTTTGCTTCTGGCTGTGCAGGTCAAACTCCTTGAGATCTAAAAGTATTACAGAGGAAACAGATTCAGTGTGAAGAAAATGAGTCTTTTTCCTTCAATCCCTGAGAGGAAACTACCTGGTAGTGCTCCACTGAAGTACTCAAACCACTGCCTGATGGTGGAGTCTCCGTACAGGTGGACCACTTTGCCTTTCAGACACTGAGTGATGGCTGAGGGGGTGTTGAACTGCTGAACTTTGGTGCCACTTAGTGTTTGCCATGCACCCTGGTAGTAATAGCCAGAGGGTCCAGACTCCACATTGCTGCTGTTCACTGCTGCTTGACCTGAGAGGAGGGAAAGATAAGAATAACTTTGTTGATAAATCCCTTGAAAAGTTCCAAATCAGTTTATTATTGATGGAGATCCTGGTAATTGTATGTCTTTGTGGACTCAATTTTCTACCCTCACTGGTCCCACCTGTTCTCAAATAAACACCCATCTACCCAGGATGTACTTGCATCAACATATTTGAGGACAATAACACATAAATGCATCAGACTTGTACtcttcaaactgtttttttttttttttaaaaaaggtgtgttgttttgtggagGCAGCGTATcgtggatttgtttttgtttgaccaTTTCCAGCCACAGATTAATACACAACTTAGACCGATGATTATCAGTCCATTTTCATTGTGATAAAAGTACATGTCACTCATTACAACAGAGTCACTCATTCATACATGTaacatttaatgtatattttttacgGTCAACTTTAGTTCTACATTAGTCTCGTTAGTTTTCATGATTTACAAGAACATACAGTTTGACccttaatatttatttttgtttagttaagttgtgtttttgtcatttttgtggcgTTTTAATTCTTAATGTTAAAATTACTCAGGTAAATTGACACTGTACGGAATTAACGTCAATATTTAAAGTTGTTGATTCATGACCTTATTTTCCTTACTTTGATTTCTGTAATATAGATAGGTTACTTTACTTGATACAgttatgtttaatgttttcaaaaCAACTTTTGAGGTCTATGACAAAAAGACTTGTTAGCAGCATAACTTCATTGCAACTTCTTTCTTTAATTCTTTGCAGCACATGTACCAGAGTAAGCATTACAGCTGAGTGTTTGGAATCAAGTGCTATCCTCCTGCTAAATAGTTTGTGAAATACATAATTGGAAAATTACTGAACAATGGCCCcctcatttttccatttcagtgGAACTCTAACATGCATCAACATGTAGTTACAAATTTCAATGTATTCAATATGTTGAAGTTGATTTTCTCCATTATCATTTGTATGTGTGGTGTTCATGATAATACTTTTTGCAGTTCATACTTCTCCAACTGGcctgaaaaaatgttttgcagatgTTTAGTTTTCATTCACTTTCATTGTTAGGCTATGGTGATTGTAGTAATGAGGAGATCCTTTACCTTTCTGTCTTGGCAACACAGTGACACTAGCAGGTCCTGAAGCTGGAATTGAgactttcatgttgacaccGCTGAAGCAAAGCATACATAATAAAATCTTAAACATTTGCAAACACAAACTGGAAAGCA
This is a stretch of genomic DNA from Acanthochromis polyacanthus isolate Apoly-LR-REF ecotype Palm Island chromosome 1, KAUST_Apoly_ChrSc, whole genome shotgun sequence. It encodes these proteins:
- the LOC110964353 gene encoding NXPE family member 3-like isoform X16; its protein translation is MTLRVCKMQEVTTYRPHDGAARIFFLLTVIVLIFVLCFESGDGQWHVGDKLKVLIKMYDFQGRPKKSGGEVLLARVHNLTLGAGVVGKVEDHLNGTYSAVFSLLWEGSVWVEVTLVHPSEAITVLRRLNSEQPDRVDFQSLFRSRSVSETTICNVFLRSTKQSLCNYTDLHTGDPWFCFKPKNLNCDTRINHSKRGFKQILKANEEKLFQLGVNMKVSIPASGPASVTVLPRQKGQAAVNSSNVESGPSGYYYQGAWQTLSGTKVQQFNTPSAITQCLKGKVVHLYGDSTIRQWFEYFSGALPDLKEFDLHSQKQNGPFMAMDFANNILVTFRCHGPPIRFRDVPISELRYIANELDNVIGGTNTVVIFGIWSHFSTFPVEVYIQRLQSIRRAVIRLLNRSPGTVVIIRTANPKALTLYETLTNSDWYSLQNDKILRVIFKGLNVHLLDAWEMVLAHHLPHNLHPQPPIIKNMINVLLSYTCPLKGG
- the LOC110964353 gene encoding NXPE family member 3-like isoform X20; the protein is MTLRVCKMQEVTTYRPHDGAARIFFLLTVIVLIFVLCFEVTLVHPSEAITVLRRLNSEQPDRVDFQSLFRSRSVSETTICNVFLRSTEQPLCNYTDLHTGDPWFCFKPKNLNCDTRINHSKRGFKQILKANEEKLFQLGVNMKVSIPASGPASVTVLPRQKGQAAVNSSNVESGPSGYYYQGAWQTLSGTKVQQFNTPSAITQCLKGKVVHLYGDSTIRQWFEYFSGALPDLKEFDLHSQKQNGPFMAMDFANNILVTFRCHGPPIRFRDVPISELRYIANELDNVIGGTNTVVIFGIWSHFSTFPVEVYIQRLQSIRRAVIRLLNRSPGTVVIIRTANPKALTLYETLTNSDWYSLQNDKILRVIFKGLNVHLLDAWEMVLAHHLPHNLHPQPPIIKNMINVLLSYTCPLKGG
- the LOC110964353 gene encoding NXPE family member 3-like isoform X19, whose protein sequence is MTLRVCKMQEVTTYRPHDGAARIFFLLTVIVLIFVLCFEVTLVHPSEAITVLRRLNSEQPDRVDFQSLFRSRSVSETTICNVFLRSTKQSLCNYTDLHTGDPWFCFKPKNLNCDTRINHSKRGFKQILKANEEKLFQLGVNMKVSIPASGPASVTVLPRQKGQAAVNSSNVESGPSGYYYQGAWQTLSGTKVQQFNTPSAITQCLKGKVVHLYGDSTIRQWFEYFSGALPDLKEFDLHSQKQNGPFMAMDFANNILVTFRCHGPPIRFRDVPISELRYIANELDNVIGGTNTVVIFGIWSHFSTFPVEVYIQRLQSIRRAVIRLLNRSPGTVVIIRTANPKALTLYETLTNSDWYSLQNDKILRVIFKGLNVHLLDAWEMVLAHHLPHNLHPQPPIIKNMINVLLSYTCPLKGG
- the LOC110964353 gene encoding NXPE family member 3-like isoform X17, which translates into the protein MYDFQGRPKKSGGEVLLARVHNLTLGAGVVGKVEDHLNGTYSAVFSLLWEGSVWVEVTLVHPSEAITVLRRLNSEQPDRVDFQSLFRSRSVSETTICNVFLRSTKQSLCNYTDLHTGDPWFCFKPKNLNCDTRINHSKRGFKQILKANEEKLFQLGVNMKVSIPASGPASVTVLPRQKGQAAVNSSNVESGPSGYYYQGAWQTLSGTKVQQFNTPSAITQCLKGKVVHLYGDSTIRQWFEYFSGALPDLKEFDLHSQKQNGPFMAMDFANNILVTFRCHGPPIRFRDVPISELRYIANELDNVIGGTNTVVIFGIWSHFSTFPVEVYIQRLQSIRRAVIRLLNRSPGTVVIIRTANPKALTLYETLTNSDWYSLQNDKILRVIFKGLNVHLLDAWEMVLAHHLPHNLHPQPPIIKNMINVLLSYTCPLKGG